Proteins from one Brevibacillus humidisoli genomic window:
- a CDS encoding putative polysaccharide biosynthesis protein, with protein MFAKSHFLSGALILALAGVLSKVIGMFYRIPLQEIVGNNGLGLYQEVYPLYLTFLILATAGVPVALSRMIAEALAEGRPELVNQILARSMLMMGVIGLLLFVLLYLSSPLIAILMGNPHLTQPIRAISSSLLFVPLIAVLRGFFYGHQKMLYVGVSQVVEQTLRVAFILCFSLYLVSLGKDTDTVITGVNIGTMLSTVLSLAVLLLFLWLQSRKQKGQRVKYEWRSLQWWGDRQFYLTMWRISWPICVSALVIPIFSLVDSFFAINIFRYIWHVDGWTADSWFGIYSRGGPLLQLASLFGSSIALSIVPAIAEARRQGDEERVTMLIRLSYRFAWLIGLPAGLGITAVAEGANLALYGDAEGTRAMAILGVSAVPLSLLLATNGILQGLGREKQPAIHLAWGVAIKAVATIVFTSWMGIDGLALSWLLSTAVVCYLNHRVLSRLVTVELKWRLDMVLPLVTANVMLLLAWGTTETVSFLLASAPLSPRLLGALETTAGIAIGASIYLGLLLAIPLIERRELEWIPGGARLQQWLDTIEKRTIGLRR; from the coding sequence ATGTTTGCAAAAAGTCACTTTCTCAGCGGTGCGCTGATTCTGGCTTTGGCCGGTGTCTTGTCCAAAGTGATCGGCATGTTCTACCGCATTCCACTGCAGGAGATTGTCGGCAATAACGGGCTCGGTCTGTATCAAGAGGTATATCCGCTTTATCTAACCTTTCTCATCCTGGCTACGGCCGGTGTGCCCGTAGCGCTGTCGCGCATGATTGCCGAAGCGCTGGCCGAAGGTCGTCCTGAATTGGTAAACCAGATCCTGGCCCGCAGCATGCTGATGATGGGCGTGATCGGACTGCTGCTGTTTGTACTGCTCTATCTCAGTTCGCCGCTGATCGCGATCCTGATGGGCAATCCTCACTTGACGCAGCCGATCCGAGCGATTTCGTCATCGCTCTTGTTTGTTCCGTTGATTGCGGTGCTGCGCGGTTTTTTCTACGGTCATCAAAAGATGCTTTACGTCGGCGTCTCTCAAGTGGTGGAGCAGACCCTGCGTGTGGCTTTCATTTTATGTTTTTCTCTCTATCTGGTATCGCTGGGCAAAGACACCGACACGGTGATCACCGGGGTAAACATCGGAACGATGCTGAGCACCGTCCTGAGCCTCGCTGTGCTGCTGTTATTTCTCTGGCTGCAAAGCCGCAAGCAAAAAGGCCAACGGGTGAAATATGAATGGCGCAGCCTGCAATGGTGGGGAGATCGCCAGTTTTATCTGACGATGTGGCGCATCTCCTGGCCGATCTGTGTCAGTGCGCTGGTTATCCCGATCTTTAGCCTGGTCGACTCCTTCTTTGCGATTAATATCTTCCGCTATATCTGGCACGTGGATGGCTGGACGGCAGACAGCTGGTTCGGCATTTACAGCAGAGGGGGACCGCTGCTGCAGTTGGCCAGTTTGTTTGGCTCCTCGATCGCGCTGTCAATCGTGCCGGCGATTGCGGAAGCGCGACGGCAAGGTGATGAAGAGCGGGTCACGATGTTGATCCGGCTTTCTTATCGATTCGCCTGGTTGATTGGTCTCCCCGCTGGTCTGGGCATTACGGCTGTGGCAGAGGGAGCCAATCTAGCCCTGTACGGAGATGCGGAGGGGACGCGAGCGATGGCGATCCTGGGGGTAAGCGCTGTTCCCTTGTCACTGCTTTTGGCAACGAACGGCATTCTGCAAGGATTAGGGAGAGAGAAACAGCCGGCTATTCACCTCGCCTGGGGAGTCGCGATAAAAGCAGTTGCCACGATTGTGTTCACCTCCTGGATGGGAATAGACGGATTAGCGCTGTCCTGGCTGCTCTCCACTGCGGTTGTCTGCTACCTCAATCACCGCGTGCTCAGCCGACTGGTGACGGTGGAATTGAAATGGCGGTTAGACATGGTGCTGCCGTTGGTTACGGCCAATGTCATGTTGCTGCTGGCTTGGGGTACGACGGAGACGGTTTCCTTTCTGCTGGCATCTGCTCCACTCAGCCCTCGGCTGTTAGGAGCTCTAGAGACGACTGCCGGTATCGCCATCGGCGCATCTATCTACCTGGGATTGTTGTTGGCCATACCGCTGATCGAGCGGAGAGAGCTAGAGTGGATACCGGGCGGTGCTCGACTGCAGCAGTGGCTGGATACAATCGAAAAACGGACAATTGGATTGCGTCGGTAA
- a CDS encoding glycosyltransferase family 4 protein has protein sequence MKQRKLAQVGVYPPPVGGISVHIQRLCRALDARGIPVTIYDNTTGEKDRDVKYTGKIETWALRYLFGCREDVIHVHFLRWQVRLLLSLLALRGKRVIFTVHNMRGEEQPLSWIKRLIVKVTSRLAYRFIVVNPEFVDRLAACGVDPEKIVFIPPFIHGQQDEIPISPEVASFLASSDTKLLLANGAVGTYHKGVDLYGIDLIVDLAERLAGMRRDVRIIYCVTHVADPVYYEKLQQQVSERGLTEVFCFLHAPPEYQTLLKRSAVFLRPTNSDSYGISVYEALHSGVPVVASDADIRPPQTVLFADRDLDDFLAKTVSVLDGERALHEQGDPVPDYAEQIIALYGLAERAR, from the coding sequence ATGAAACAGCGTAAACTGGCTCAGGTGGGTGTCTACCCGCCGCCGGTAGGGGGGATATCCGTTCACATCCAACGCCTCTGTCGGGCTTTGGACGCGCGGGGTATCCCCGTTACCATCTATGACAACACAACGGGTGAAAAAGATCGGGACGTGAAGTATACCGGCAAGATTGAAACATGGGCGCTCCGCTATCTGTTTGGCTGCCGGGAAGATGTGATTCACGTCCATTTTCTGCGCTGGCAGGTGAGACTGCTGCTATCCTTATTGGCACTGCGCGGCAAACGGGTGATCTTCACCGTCCACAACATGCGCGGCGAAGAGCAGCCGCTCTCCTGGATAAAGCGGTTGATCGTGAAGGTGACCAGCCGACTGGCATACCGCTTTATTGTGGTCAATCCAGAGTTTGTGGACCGGCTGGCGGCCTGTGGAGTTGATCCTGAGAAGATCGTCTTCATCCCACCGTTCATTCATGGACAGCAGGATGAGATTCCCATCTCCCCTGAGGTAGCGTCGTTTCTGGCCAGTTCGGATACCAAGCTGCTGTTGGCCAATGGTGCAGTCGGCACCTACCACAAGGGTGTCGACTTGTACGGAATCGATCTGATCGTCGATCTGGCAGAGCGGCTCGCCGGGATGCGTCGCGATGTGCGGATCATTTACTGCGTGACCCATGTCGCCGATCCAGTATACTACGAAAAGCTGCAGCAGCAAGTATCGGAACGCGGACTGACAGAAGTGTTTTGTTTTTTGCATGCACCGCCGGAGTATCAAACGCTGCTAAAGCGCTCAGCGGTCTTTTTGCGGCCGACAAACAGTGACAGCTACGGCATTTCCGTGTACGAGGCCCTGCATTCGGGCGTACCGGTGGTGGCCAGCGATGCTGACATTCGACCGCCGCAGACGGTATTGTTTGCCGATCGCGACCTTGACGATTTTCTGGCCAAGACCGTTTCCGTGCTCGACGGCGAACGTGCTCTCCACGAGCAGGGAGACCCGGTTCCTGACTATGCCGAGCAGATTATCGCCTTATATGGCCTTGCGGAGAGAGCGCGATGA
- a CDS encoding DUF4330 family protein: MQKSIRIRPARLVLIILLVIVLGWVTGEKLAIRSELGEGPRQTLITVSAEGVEKFIADAVLVGDHVFKKNDINQLFGKIVDVEAKPAKMPAVDQATGRTKIGTAPEHYDVFVTIEATTSRSPYGNVLIHNGVVELNQYLPLWTNHASIKTRVIGIEDKKEGNG, encoded by the coding sequence ATGCAAAAGTCGATCCGGATTCGACCTGCCCGGTTGGTTCTGATTATTTTGTTGGTTATCGTGCTCGGTTGGGTGACAGGGGAAAAATTGGCAATTCGCTCCGAGTTGGGAGAAGGCCCTCGTCAAACGCTCATCACCGTCTCGGCGGAGGGTGTGGAGAAGTTCATCGCTGATGCCGTACTCGTCGGTGATCACGTCTTTAAAAAAAATGACATCAATCAATTGTTCGGCAAGATCGTCGATGTTGAGGCCAAACCGGCCAAGATGCCTGCAGTCGATCAGGCTACTGGTAGGACCAAGATCGGCACAGCACCTGAACATTACGACGTGTTTGTCACGATTGAAGCAACCACGTCCCGTTCGCCGTACGGCAATGTCCTGATCCACAACGGTGTCGTCGAACTAAACCAATACCTTCCTCTATGGACCAATCACGCTTCGATCAAAACGCGGGTTATTGGGATTGAGGACAAGAAGGAGGGGAACGGCTGA
- a CDS encoding DUF3298 and DUF4163 domain-containing protein has translation MRYNGLVASITEQVIRRPPITFRYPRVAGLPASAVERRINAAIQQLVLSMIRQQNVPGLQYLTGTYMLPVNRRGVLSVVFDTDSYSGGAHGMQYKRSLTFSLRTGRIYQLADLFLPGSDWKRRIDAYIRRQIEAQNIPLIAPFRGIGSDQPFYLTQHALVIYFQLYEYTPYAYGFPLFAMPYTLFRDIVNPGGPIARLMRA, from the coding sequence TTGAGATATAACGGACTTGTCGCCAGCATCACCGAACAGGTCATCAGGAGGCCACCGATCACCTTTCGCTATCCGCGGGTCGCAGGGCTGCCTGCTAGCGCTGTAGAACGGCGCATCAACGCAGCCATCCAGCAGCTTGTCCTCTCCATGATTCGCCAGCAGAACGTCCCAGGGCTGCAGTATCTAACCGGTACGTACATGCTTCCCGTCAATCGGAGGGGCGTACTAAGCGTGGTGTTTGATACGGACAGCTATTCCGGAGGCGCCCACGGCATGCAGTACAAACGATCGCTCACCTTTAGCTTGCGGACTGGAAGAATCTATCAGTTGGCTGACCTGTTCCTGCCCGGCAGCGACTGGAAGAGACGGATCGATGCCTATATCAGACGGCAGATCGAGGCCCAAAACATCCCGCTGATTGCCCCTTTTCGCGGAATAGGCAGCGATCAGCCGTTCTACCTGACGCAACATGCCCTTGTCATCTACTTTCAACTCTATGAGTACACCCCGTATGCTTACGGGTTCCCTCTATTTGCCATGCCCTACACGCTGTTCCGCGACATCGTCAACCCCGGCGGACCGATCGCCAGGCTAATGCGGGCGTAA
- a CDS encoding Ger(x)C family spore germination C-terminal domain-containing protein, which yields MIKVHLPDVKGELSIELEELRPKEHVSIQNDKPVFRFTVKAKGRVMENTTNLDLSNPRIISDVTDAFAKTIKQEYERLLKKLQKTCKTDSASMGAMIYRSHPAYWRKIEADWPDMFTRQEIQWTVDARISSIGVAGPPMSLPEGEVKK from the coding sequence GTGATCAAAGTTCATCTCCCTGATGTGAAAGGGGAGTTGTCGATCGAATTGGAAGAACTGCGTCCCAAGGAACACGTAAGCATTCAAAACGACAAACCAGTCTTCCGGTTCACTGTTAAGGCAAAAGGCAGGGTGATGGAAAACACCACAAACCTGGATTTAAGCAATCCCCGTATTATTTCAGATGTGACGGATGCATTTGCCAAAACCATCAAACAGGAATACGAGAGGTTGCTTAAAAAATTACAGAAAACCTGCAAGACGGATAGTGCTTCCATGGGGGCCATGATATACCGCTCCCATCCCGCGTATTGGCGAAAAATCGAAGCGGATTGGCCCGACATGTTTACCCGTCAGGAGATTCAGTGGACAGTAGATGCCCGCATTTCATCAATTGGAGTAGCGGGTCCGCCCATGTCGCTGCCGGAGGGCGAGGTGAAAAAGTAG
- a CDS encoding DUF4330 domain-containing protein: MRLIDNQGRLFGKVNLIDFLLILVVLGAVAFGAYKMTQGEVVINAPEKNVSVQFYGNALYPFVIENIKEGDTIRSLDTNDVIGKIVDIQVNDAINLVSTADGRTVISKIPDKFSVYITVEGKASLVNNIPHAGNTPLLAGHELKIKGTSFTMFSVISKVQQK; encoded by the coding sequence ATGCGCCTGATTGACAACCAAGGCCGACTCTTCGGAAAAGTAAACCTAATCGATTTTCTGCTGATTCTCGTTGTCTTGGGGGCGGTGGCGTTTGGCGCCTATAAAATGACCCAGGGGGAAGTGGTGATCAATGCCCCTGAGAAAAACGTATCCGTACAATTTTATGGAAATGCGCTGTATCCGTTTGTAATTGAGAATATAAAGGAAGGCGACACGATTCGCTCACTCGATACCAACGACGTCATCGGCAAGATTGTAGACATTCAGGTCAACGATGCCATCAACCTTGTTTCCACCGCTGACGGACGAACCGTAATCAGCAAGATTCCCGACAAGTTCAGCGTCTACATTACGGTAGAGGGGAAAGCCAGCCTGGTCAACAACATTCCGCATGCCGGCAATACACCGCTATTGGCTGGGCACGAACTAAAGATCAAAGGGACAAGCTTTACGATGTTTAGCGTCATCTCCAAGGTGCAACAAAAGTAA
- a CDS encoding O-antigen ligase family protein translates to MYNWKIVLPALLLIAFGVVQGKVEFTMELTLYAAFYLAGIYKKEYALYLFALSFPFMTYRPLMFFLLVLIFLLLLDGVDKQRLKQVLTSKVFFASAFFILAVGITAVTSVNLRESLGEYVLYYIPSLILLVVMMLMIGSKQVLYRFLLCFVISGALISVYGLAQYFLLDSMPGKWVDRETNPLLDKRVYATFGNPNIFSQFLLLVMPLAFVLIYYVRDFKQKCLVAVLFGLTALALLLTFSRGAWLAAAIAFVLILLKIDRKLILTGMLLLVVAVLFDLIPDVIKQRIASIADPFEDTSGQWRLQAWLSALAIIRDYWVTGIGMDTTTFNRVYVDYQMPQVNVFHFHNIWIQSFVTGGILGIGSLLFLFYQLVKTSFAVAANRLQKRLSIWGIGLFASLIGLAAAGMTEDVFHDYRVMMAFWLIAAAIGAIEIILRQERRENETA, encoded by the coding sequence ATGTATAACTGGAAAATCGTTTTACCCGCCCTGCTGTTGATTGCCTTTGGGGTTGTCCAGGGGAAAGTGGAGTTTACGATGGAGCTTACCCTGTACGCTGCCTTTTATCTCGCAGGGATATATAAAAAGGAATATGCCTTGTACCTGTTCGCCCTTTCGTTTCCCTTCATGACCTACCGTCCGCTGATGTTCTTCCTGCTGGTGCTGATTTTTTTGCTCCTGCTGGATGGAGTGGATAAGCAGCGGTTGAAGCAGGTACTGACCAGCAAAGTGTTTTTCGCCTCCGCCTTCTTCATCCTAGCGGTCGGAATCACTGCGGTTACGTCAGTGAATCTGCGGGAAAGTCTCGGGGAATACGTGCTGTACTACATCCCCAGTCTGATCTTGCTGGTGGTGATGATGCTGATGATCGGATCGAAGCAGGTGCTGTATCGCTTCCTGCTTTGTTTTGTCATCTCCGGTGCATTGATCTCTGTGTACGGATTGGCGCAGTATTTCCTGTTGGACTCGATGCCAGGCAAGTGGGTGGACCGGGAAACCAACCCGCTGTTGGATAAACGGGTGTATGCCACATTCGGCAACCCTAACATTTTTTCTCAGTTTTTGCTGTTGGTCATGCCATTGGCGTTTGTGCTGATCTACTATGTGCGTGACTTTAAGCAGAAATGTCTGGTCGCTGTGCTGTTTGGATTGACAGCACTGGCGCTGCTGCTCACCTTTTCGCGAGGGGCCTGGCTGGCAGCGGCTATTGCGTTCGTGCTGATCCTGCTCAAGATCGACCGGAAACTGATCCTGACCGGTATGCTTCTCTTGGTCGTTGCCGTTTTGTTTGATCTGATCCCGGATGTGATCAAGCAGCGGATCGCATCGATCGCCGATCCGTTTGAGGATACCTCCGGCCAGTGGCGACTGCAGGCATGGTTGTCTGCTCTAGCCATTATCCGCGACTATTGGGTCACAGGGATCGGCATGGACACGACAACCTTTAACCGAGTCTATGTCGACTATCAGATGCCGCAGGTAAACGTGTTCCACTTTCATAATATCTGGATTCAGTCGTTCGTTACCGGCGGGATTTTGGGAATCGGCTCACTCCTATTCCTGTTTTATCAATTAGTGAAGACTAGCTTTGCGGTGGCGGCCAACCGGCTGCAAAAACGCCTTTCCATCTGGGGGATCGGATTGTTTGCCAGTTTGATCGGGCTGGCAGCCGCCGGCATGACCGAGGATGTGTTCCACGATTACCGGGTGATGATGGCGTTTTGGCTGATCGCTGCCGCAATTGGCGCGATTGAGATCATTCTGCGACAGGAGCGTCGGGAGAATGAAACAGCGTAA
- a CDS encoding spore germination protein: MQQRSEHVDLRSLDRFMQDVRLRLIDNPDLVLRFFGSYLVIYIAGLVDLHRLQEEVIGPLRIEPDDHSVHAANLRDTAKMDEVVQALLTGNVVIGREGDERVLLAHLTSIPERSVEEPQTEAVIRGPREGFTERLETNMALIRYRLPSERLRVKQWFIGRLTRTEVRLLYLDGITEPGLVEEISRRIAAIDQDVALDSNYIEEMIRDHRYNLLPTVQSTERPDVVAGALSEGRIGILVDNSPQALIMPFQFWSGFQASEDYYSSYLFATFVRTVRAIFIFIALLLPSFYVAITTFHQDMLPTSLLFSVAASREATPFPALVEALMMEFTFEALREAGLRLPPPVGEAVSIVGALVIGQAAVEAGIVSAPMVIVVSLTGIASFTIPRYNVGFALRILRFPLILLAGTLGLFGIMFGIIALAINLTGVYSAGVP, encoded by the coding sequence ATGCAACAGAGATCAGAGCATGTAGATTTGCGAAGCTTGGATCGGTTTATGCAAGATGTCAGGTTGCGACTGATCGACAATCCTGATCTCGTCCTTCGATTTTTTGGCTCCTATCTGGTCATCTATATCGCTGGTTTAGTGGACCTGCACCGCCTGCAGGAAGAGGTGATCGGGCCGCTCCGCATCGAACCGGACGATCATTCCGTACATGCGGCCAACCTGCGGGATACGGCTAAAATGGACGAGGTGGTTCAAGCACTTTTGACAGGGAACGTCGTGATTGGTCGAGAGGGAGATGAACGAGTACTGCTGGCGCATCTCACCTCCATACCGGAGCGCAGCGTCGAAGAGCCGCAGACGGAAGCGGTGATTCGCGGTCCTCGCGAGGGGTTTACAGAGCGGCTAGAGACCAATATGGCGCTGATTCGATATCGATTGCCCAGTGAACGATTGCGGGTCAAGCAATGGTTTATCGGTCGGTTGACTCGTACAGAAGTAAGGCTGCTCTATCTGGACGGGATCACAGAGCCAGGGCTGGTTGAAGAAATCTCGCGAAGAATCGCAGCCATTGACCAGGACGTTGCCCTCGATAGCAACTACATTGAGGAGATGATTCGCGATCATCGCTACAATTTGTTGCCGACAGTTCAATCTACCGAACGACCTGATGTAGTGGCAGGAGCTCTCTCAGAAGGACGCATCGGCATCTTAGTGGACAATTCACCTCAGGCATTGATTATGCCTTTTCAATTCTGGAGCGGTTTTCAGGCGAGTGAAGATTACTACAGCAGCTACTTGTTTGCCACTTTTGTACGAACCGTTCGCGCTATCTTTATCTTTATTGCGTTGTTGCTGCCGTCGTTTTATGTTGCCATCACCACATTTCACCAAGACATGCTGCCGACAAGCCTGCTGTTTTCCGTTGCTGCCTCACGCGAAGCAACCCCTTTTCCGGCACTGGTGGAGGCGTTGATGATGGAGTTTACCTTTGAAGCCCTGCGGGAAGCCGGGTTGCGTCTGCCGCCACCGGTTGGGGAGGCGGTCAGCATTGTGGGAGCGTTGGTCATCGGGCAGGCAGCGGTCGAGGCAGGTATCGTCTCGGCACCCATGGTAATCGTCGTTTCCCTAACCGGGATTGCATCATTTACCATTCCTCGCTACAATGTCGGTTTTGCCCTGCGAATCCTTCGCTTTCCATTGATCTTGCTGGCGGGAACATTGGGGTTGTTTGGGATTATGTTCGGCATCATCGCGTTGGCCATCAACCTGACAGGGGTTTACTCGGCTGGTGTGCCTTAG
- the murJ gene encoding murein biosynthesis integral membrane protein MurJ — MSRFQQIVAMVFVLSLLGRVLGFVRNLFVSSTYGTSIEASAYYAAVVIPMTLWIIFPTVVNSLYIPTMKGLMTAGEEQRGHDLYSKLFTLTILIGGGVSLFGWLLNGPVTNLLVPGFSAAGQQLVATQLGWMWPSVLFIALLSLWSSLLNARDRFFASSLSTVVNAAVTILCFYLLVPMLGSTGLAIATTIGFALAAATLLPSVLSMGMPFRLNFRWRGDPLLHSMGERFIPILFALILGQITVFFEKMIGSGLGEAKISALAYAMTIVQLPMMVVGAATVPLFPLLSEYVKQQNLQEMNRVLTLGLRYLLVLLVPISVGFFLLGKPLIEMLYQNNNFGPEDTALTYWALIFYGIGLFAIAARDLFTRAFYALENTRTPVIFAAVNVALFISLGLLLVPWLDHGGIALAMSLSAFLNIALLAVALRRRVGPFLSSDLFKTAGKTTMAVLVMTAAVMLLKYLVPLPYAWLRFFLYTGSGALVYACILYLVKEPLLAEILGKVWKKAARRGQ; from the coding sequence ATGAGCCGATTCCAACAAATTGTTGCGATGGTGTTCGTTCTCTCCCTGCTTGGTCGCGTCCTCGGGTTTGTCCGTAATCTGTTTGTATCTTCCACCTATGGGACGAGTATCGAGGCGAGCGCCTACTACGCTGCCGTCGTCATACCGATGACGCTCTGGATTATCTTTCCGACGGTGGTGAACTCTCTCTACATCCCGACGATGAAGGGATTGATGACTGCTGGAGAGGAACAGCGGGGCCATGATCTGTACAGCAAGCTGTTCACGTTGACGATTCTCATCGGAGGCGGCGTCAGCCTGTTTGGATGGCTGTTGAACGGTCCGGTCACCAACCTGCTGGTACCGGGTTTCTCCGCAGCAGGGCAGCAGTTGGTTGCGACACAGTTGGGCTGGATGTGGCCGTCGGTTCTGTTTATCGCGCTGCTCAGCCTCTGGTCCAGTTTGCTTAATGCCCGTGATCGCTTCTTTGCCTCGTCGCTCAGTACAGTGGTCAATGCCGCGGTGACGATTCTCTGCTTTTACCTGCTTGTCCCGATGCTAGGATCAACGGGATTGGCGATCGCGACTACGATCGGTTTTGCTTTGGCGGCGGCGACGCTTCTTCCTTCCGTTCTTTCCATGGGAATGCCGTTTCGCCTCAACTTCCGCTGGCGCGGCGATCCGCTCTTGCACAGCATGGGAGAACGCTTTATTCCGATCCTATTCGCGCTCATCCTAGGACAAATCACGGTCTTCTTTGAAAAAATGATCGGTTCCGGATTAGGGGAAGCGAAAATTTCTGCTCTCGCCTATGCGATGACGATCGTGCAGCTGCCGATGATGGTGGTCGGGGCAGCTACCGTTCCCTTGTTCCCACTGCTCTCAGAATATGTAAAGCAGCAAAATCTGCAGGAGATGAACCGCGTGCTCACCTTGGGGCTGCGCTACCTGCTGGTCCTGCTGGTACCGATCAGCGTTGGCTTCTTTCTGTTGGGCAAACCGCTGATTGAGATGCTGTATCAGAATAACAACTTTGGCCCGGAGGATACTGCGCTTACCTACTGGGCGCTGATCTTCTACGGGATCGGACTGTTCGCGATTGCTGCCCGCGACTTGTTTACCCGCGCTTTTTATGCTCTGGAAAACACGCGCACTCCGGTGATATTCGCCGCAGTCAACGTAGCATTGTTCATCTCGCTAGGCTTGCTGTTGGTTCCCTGGCTGGACCACGGCGGGATTGCCTTGGCCATGTCCCTGTCGGCGTTTCTCAACATTGCCCTGCTCGCCGTGGCGTTAAGACGTCGGGTCGGCCCGTTTCTATCATCCGATCTGTTCAAGACAGCCGGCAAGACGACGATGGCTGTCTTGGTGATGACGGCGGCAGTGATGCTGCTGAAATATCTTGTACCTCTGCCGTATGCGTGGCTTCGGTTTTTCCTGTATACGGGCTCTGGTGCCCTCGTCTACGCATGTATACTGTATCTGGTGAAAGAACCACTGCTGGCGGAAATCTTGGGCAAAGTCTGGAAGAAAGCGGCGAGGCGAGGCCAGTAA
- a CDS encoding class I SAM-dependent methyltransferase produces the protein MSLASSLLLAINKLFPLPVHPFNLANDGKMTYTEWQFQKGDQTIQFFLPYHSQQQMFAGKTVLDIGCGGGGKTCYYATFGPQEIVGIDIVPHYAEEGNAFAREKGLADVARFLTADASAMPFDDNSFDTIIMNDAMEHVDNPEATLEECFRVLKPGGHLYINFPPYFHPYGAHLSDAIGIPWVHSLFSEKTLIESYKRLVEPLPDGPERISFRISRKDQGEEYFSYINKMTIARFRRIQQGVAHPAVYEREVPLRPQLAALAKLPGLREYFVKMVVCVYQKT, from the coding sequence TTCGTCTCTATTGCTTGCAATAAACAAGTTATTCCCACTGCCTGTCCATCCTTTTAATCTGGCCAATGACGGCAAGATGACCTATACCGAATGGCAGTTTCAAAAAGGAGATCAGACGATCCAGTTTTTCCTGCCTTATCATTCACAACAGCAGATGTTTGCAGGAAAAACAGTGCTCGACATCGGCTGCGGCGGCGGCGGGAAGACATGCTATTACGCAACCTTTGGGCCGCAGGAGATCGTCGGGATCGATATCGTACCTCATTATGCAGAAGAAGGCAATGCCTTTGCCCGGGAGAAAGGACTTGCTGATGTGGCCCGCTTCCTCACGGCCGACGCTTCGGCGATGCCGTTCGACGACAACAGCTTTGACACGATCATCATGAATGACGCGATGGAACACGTCGACAATCCGGAAGCAACACTGGAGGAGTGCTTCCGCGTACTGAAGCCAGGCGGCCATCTCTACATCAACTTTCCACCCTACTTCCATCCCTACGGGGCACACCTGTCCGACGCGATCGGCATTCCTTGGGTGCATTCGCTATTCTCAGAAAAAACGTTGATCGAATCTTACAAACGTTTGGTGGAACCGCTGCCCGATGGACCGGAGCGAATCTCGTTCCGCATCAGCCGCAAGGATCAGGGTGAGGAGTATTTCTCCTATATCAACAAAATGACGATCGCCCGCTTTCGTCGCATCCAGCAAGGGGTCGCTCATCCTGCCGTCTATGAGCGCGAGGTTCCGCTTCGCCCTCAGTTGGCCGCTCTGGCCAAGCTCCCCGGACTGCGCGAGTATTTCGTCAAGATGGTTGTCTGTGTCTATCAAAAAACATAA